The genomic stretch CAACAGCTCGCTCAATTCCTCGCCGCCACCGGCCGCCAACTCCGCGCCCTCGGCAAGGTGATCAGCCACTTCTTCCGCAAGGGCAAGCTCGCACTGAAGCTTGCGATCAAGATCCCGTTCTTCGTTGACATCGAAGTGTCGTTCGAGACCGATTGGAACCTGCGCCGATGAGGCGCCTTACGGCCCGCTTCGGCGGGCCGTTCTCATTGTGCCACTGAGGCGCGCGGACGATAGCCGCGCTTGCGCTTTCGTCGGAGCAGATCGAGGAACAGGTCTACAGCTTCCTCTTCCCGACCGAAATGATGGATCATCATCTGTCCCTTGCTTCCGATGCGGCCCCATTTGCGCAGGAGACAGACGTCCCCGAACAGGTTCGGCTCGATTGACATGGCATAATAGCGCGCCATGTTCTTCGCTACATCGGTGCGTTCGACATAAAGATGGTAGGGTTGCGCGATCATGAGGGTAGAATCGCCGATCCCGGGAAACGCGTCCAACGACACTTATGAATCGGTCGGCGCTGATCGATTCACGACGGTGATGATAAGCGAGGGGACGAGACAGGCTTGGTGCGAGACGCCTTCGGCGCACGGCTCTACTCGCTCACGCTCCCCGAACCCGCCGGGCGGTTTCGGCCATCCGGCAACGATCCTCTCGCGGGTCCTCAGCCGCACCATCCATGTCTGGCACCGTCCCAGCGCCTGGCGAGGCCCTCATCGACAAGTCTGTCCCCGATCGAGTGCCCGGATCGTGTTACGGTCCGGAGCTTGCGACCATACTTGTCTTCATCGCGCAAGCCAGCGGAAAGCGAGAAGTTGCCGGCATTCAGCAGCGCCAGCAGGCGTGCCTTCGCCGCCTCGCCCTTGATGCGTTCCGCTTCGCAGCGCGGCGGGCTGAGTTCCGGCGTGTCGATATCCGCGATGCGGATTTTCTGGCCCTCGAACCAGAAGGTATCGCCGTCGACGACGCAGTTCATGCGCGCGCTCTCGCCGCAAAACGCAAACGCGGCCGCCAATCTATCTGCCGCCGGCGTTCTGGCCAAAGCGAGTACGCCAGAGAGATCGCCGCCGCCGAAGGCAAACCAGCCTCCAGCAGCAACAATGATGGCTGAGATCAACGCCATCAGCGATGTGCGCGGACCTTTCTGTCCGGACTGGGGTGACTTTCCCCGCAGGCGATATCGATCATTCCTACTGCCGGACTTCCGCGGCCTTCTTAACGGAACCACATTCGATTTCGCCACTTGCCCGTCCTCTTCTGTTTGCCTCAAGCTATCTCGGACCTGGTTTCATCTGCGTTTACGGCCCGACCTGAAGTCGGGCCGGCAGGATGGTGTGCGCAGGCGGGGCGCAGTCGGTCCCGCCTCCCCTTCGGGCCACCATGTTGAGGCTCCTGCGGCTGCGCTGTTTCCCGCCCCTCGCACGACGAGAATTCCGGAAATCCCGCCCGTTGGGCGGCCGCTATGCTGATTTCTCCGATACTCTTCATTATGCTCGATCGGCCTTGCTCGTTGCACTGCGCGCCGGCTCGATCGGATGCGCGTCGGGCCTGCCTTTGAGCTGGTGAAACTTGTTCGTCCCGACGCACCTCTTCATATCCTCTCGCCGGAACCAGATGGCACGGCCGCATCTCAGCGGTGCGTTCCCCGCCGTGAAGACGATCTGCTCGTCGGCACGCATGCGCAGGACCTCATGAGGCTGGATCAGAGGTCTGGCGGCCAGTTGCTTCGATCGTGTGCGAGACGATCCGCTCGCCTGAGAACTGCGGCTGACCTGGTCGATCTCGACCGTCGTCATGCCGCAACGGCGCGAGATGTAATCGGCGGTTTCGGGATCGTTGATGGCGGCAAAGGAAATCCAGCTCGCGCTTTCGAACCATTTGCTTGCCGCGTCGCGACCGCCATAGGTCTCGCGCATCTGGCCGATCGACTGGTAGATCATGAGGAGCGTGATGCCGTATTTCCGACCGGCGTCGCGGGCTGTCTCAAGGATGCGCATGTAGCCGAGGCGCGCGACCTCATCGAGGAGAAAGAGAGTCCTGCCCTCCATTTGCCCATTGCGATTATAAATCGCGTTCAGGAACGAGCCGATGATGACGCGCGCCAGGCCCGAATGCGTTTCCAGCGTCTTGAGATCGACATTGATGAAGATGTCGGTCTTTCCCTCTCCAAGATCTTGCGTCGTAAAGCTCGTACCCGAGACCAGGGCGGCGTAGTTCGGATAGGACAACCAATGTGTTTCCTTGACCGCGTTGGCGTAGACGCCGGAAAAGGTCTCGGGCGTCATGTTGACGAAAGCCGCGACATTTTCCTTCACGAAGTCCGAGTCTGAGTTGTCGTAGATCGACTGCAGCCGCTCCCGCAGTTTCGGCTCCGGCTCGGAGAGGTTCTTGCGCACCTGCCGAAGCGTCTGGTCGTTCTCCGGCGTGTGGCCGGAGAGGCAAACATCGGCAATCAGCGCTGTCAGCAGCTGCAAGGCCGAGGCGCGGAAGAAATCATCACGAACGCCGCGCGCGCCGCCGCTATCGCTCATGATCCAGGAGGCGACCGAGGCGATATCCTCCTCTTTCGTTCCGCCGAACCGGCCGATCCAGTCGAGCGCGTTGAAGCCGATCTCCGAGCGCTTCGGATCGAGGACAAAGACATCTCGGTCGGCGTCGCCACGGTGCTTCGACACCATCGGAGCGACCTCATTCGACGGGTCGAGGACGACGAGCGCCCCGCCCCATTTGAGCGCCGTCGGGATCGTGACCGATGTCGTCTTGAAGCCGCCGGAGCCGGCGAAGACGATGCCGTGCGACGAGCCGAACGAGCCGTCGATGCAGMGCAGTGGTGAGGTCCCGCCTGCTCCCCACGTCTCGGCGCTGTCGGCGCGAAACGCGTATGCCGCGACGCTGTCCCTATCGACCCGGTAGCGCTCGCCGATGACCATGCCGCCATCCGCGTCAAACAGCTTTTCGGCTTGCGACAGCTTCATCCAGTCGGCCTCGCCGTGCAGAGCCCGCTTGCCGTAAATGCGTTTCGGCTCGGACCTGGCGAAAGCGGCGTTGCCGGCGATCGCCACCCGCATGCCGAACAACACGGACATCAGCACGGCGGCCGCGCCGATCGTCGTTGCGGGATCGAGATAGTTCAGGATCGACTTGCCGGCCGGCACCTCGCCCCGGAACGCGGAGAGCCGTATCGTCTCACGCAGGATCGCGACGACGAGCGTGGCGATCGCGCCCGTGAAAACGCCCCAACCGGCTGACCTGATCCTTGCCGAGCCGGCGCTCGCAAACAGGAAGACGATGCCGGCGAGGGAGGCGACGACATAGGGTAGAGCGATGCCCGTCCGGCCGAGCATCTGTTTTGCGGCATCACTCTTGCCGAAGGCGGAAAGCCAGTGTTCGACCCCCGCCATGCCGATCGCCGTCAGCATCATCAATGCGCAGGGTGCGACGTATAGAAGGATCCTATTCATCGCTCTCTCCGAACGCCGCAGCACCAATCGCAGTGAGCCGAACGCGCTCCTGCTGGTCTTGCTTCAGGCGGCCAGCGGCATCGATGAGGAGCCCGAGCAGCAGCGCCCGCTTCTCGTAACGCAGCCCGGCCTTGACGATGAGGCCGCCAAGCTCGATCTTTTCCCGCGTGTCCTTCTTGCGGGCGTCGGATGTTGCCGTGCGCGCCATCCGCTCAAGCCTCAGCAGTCCCGCCCGCAGTCGCGCCAGCCGCGTCCTGCGTGGACGATGCGCTGCTTTCGCCGGCGTTACCCCCCTTCTTCCCTCCGGTCGCCGCGACCTTTCCTCCGCGAAACCGCTTCGCCAGGTCCTCGAAGGCTGCCTGCAGCTCTGGCTCATCGACGTCGATCTCGCCGAGGCCTGCCTTGAGCGCGATCCTGCCGATGCGCTCGGCCTCCCGGGTCTCGGCCGTCTTGAGTTGCTCTTGGAGCCTGGCGATCTCGTCGCGGATTTTCGAGGATGGCTTCTTCATGGGCTGACGTCTCCTGGGTGAGAAAGCTTGGTCTTGCGAGGCCAGTCTTTCCGATCGAGGTGCGGAACGCACTAGGCGGATCATGCAATCGCCAAGGCGCAAGCTTTGGGGAATGATCCCGGCCGTTCCGGAGGAGCGGATCCGAAGGGCGCAATTATACGTCGCTGTCGCGACGCCCTGCTTTAGGGCTCTGGCGGGGCCGGGGCTCTTGGACCGAACCCATTGATATTGTTCGCAACCGGGAAAGAATTCCGCCGTGGCCGTCCCCCATTTCTCCGTCAGCGTCGTCGCCCGCGGCTCCGGCCGCAGCGCGGTTCTGTCGGCGGCCTACCGCCACTGCGCCAAGATGGAGTATGAGCGCGAGGCGCGGACGATCGACTACACCCGCAAGCAGGGCTTGCTCCACGAAGAGTTCGTCATCCCTGCCGATGCGCCGGAATGGCTGCGCTCGATGATTGCGGACCGATCGGTTTCCGGCGCCTCCGAAGCCTTCTGGAACATGGTCGAAGATTTCGAGAAGCGCTCCGACGCGCAGCTCGCCAAGGATGTCACGATTGCTTTGCCGCTCGAACTGACGCCCGAGCAAAATATCGCGCTGGTGCGGGATTTCGTCGAGCAGCACATCACGGCGAAGGGCATGGTGGCGGACTGGGTCTATCACGACGCACCGGGCAATCCGCATGTCCATCTGATGACCACCTTGCGGCCGCTGACCGCGGACGGTTTTGGCGCCAAGAAGATCGCGGTAACAGGACCGGACGGTAATCCGATCCGCAACGACGCCGGCAAGATCGTCTATGAACTCTGGGCGGGGAGCATCGACGATTTCAATGCATTTCGCGACGGCTGGTTTGCCTGCCAGAACCGGCACCTGGCGCTTGCGGGTCTCGACATCCGCGTCGATGGGCGCTCCTTCGAGAAGCAGGGAATTGACCTGGAACCGACCATCCATCTCGGCGTCGGCACGAAGGCGATCGAACGAAAATCCGATGCTGCGTCCGAGCCGGTCGAGCTCGAACGCCTCGATCTGCAGGAGGCGAGGCGGAGCGAAAACGTCAGGCGGATCGACAGGAATCCTGAGCTCGTCCTTGCCCTGATCATGCGCGAGAAGAGCGTCTTTGACGAGCGCGACGTCGCAAAGATCCTGCACCGCTATGTCGATGACGCGGCGTTATTCCAAAGCCTGATGGTCCGGATCCTGCTCTGCCCCGAAACCTTCCGCATCGAGCGCGAAGGGATCGACCTTGCCAGCGGCATCCGAGTGCCGGCCAAATACACGACGCGCGAGATGATCCGGCTCGAAGCCGAGATGGCCAATCGAGCGGTCTGGCTTTCCCAGCGGTCGTCGCATGGTGTTCGCGACGTCGTGCTGGCGGCGACATTCGAGCGCCATGAGCGTCTTTCGGACGAGCAGAAAACGGCGATCGAACATGTGGCGGGACCTGAGCGGATCGCGGCTGTGATCGGCCGCGCCGGCGCCGGCAAGACGACGATGATGAGGGCGGCGCGTGAGGCCTGGGAAGCGGCCGGCTATCACGTCGTCGGCGGCGCACTTGCCGGCAAGGCGGCCGAGGGCCTGGAGAAGGAAGCGGGCATCATCTCGCGCACGCTTGCGTCATGGGAGCTGCGCTGGAACCAAGGCCGCGATCAGCTCGATAGCAAGACGGTTTTCGTTCTCGACGAGGCCGGCATGGTGTCATCTCGGCAGATGGCGCTGTTCGTCGAAGCGGTGACGAAGGCTGGCGCCAAGCTCGTTCTCGTCGGCGATCCCGAGCAGCTTCAACCGATCGAGGCAGGTGCCGCCTTTCGCGCCATTGCCGATCGCATCGGCTATGCCGAACTCGAAACCATCTATCGCCAGCGCCAGCAATGGATGCGTGACGCCTCGCTTGATCTTGCACGCGGCAAGGTCGGCAAGGCGGTCGACGCCTATCGCGCCAATGGCAGGGTCATCGGGTCGGATCTCAAAGCCGACGCCGTCGACAACCTCATCGCTGCCTGGGACCGCGATTACAATCCGGCGAAGACGTCGCTCATCCTCGCTCATCTGCGCCGTGACGTTCACATGCTCAACCAGATGGCGCGCATCAAACTCATCGAACGCGGGGTTCTCGATCAGGGAACCATGTTCAAGACCGCCGACGGCGAACGCAACTTCGCCGTCGGTGACCAGATCGTGTTCCTGAAGAACGAGGGATCGCTGGGCGTCAAGAACGGCATGCTGGCCAAGGTCATGGAGGTTGGAGCGGGACGCATCATCGCGCGGATCGGCGATGGGGAGAATGCCCGCCAGGTGCTGGTCGAACAGCGCTTCTACAACAACCTCGATCACGGCTATGCCACGACGATCCACAAGAGCCAGGGTGCGACGGTCGACCAGGTCAAGGTGCTCGCTTCCCTTTCGCTCGACCGCCATCTCACCTATGTCGCGATGACCCGGCATCGCGAGGATCTGGCCGTCTATTACGGCCGCAGATCCTTCGCGAAGAACGGCGGGTTGATCCCGATCCTGTCGCGAAGGAATGCGAAGGAAACGACGCTCGATTACGAGAAGAGCGCCTTTTACCGCGAGGCGCTTCGGTTTGCAGAAGCCCGCGGTCTCAATCTCGCCAATGTCGCCCGCACCCTGGTTCGCGACCGGCTGGAATGGGTCGTCGGTCAGAAGCAAAAACTTGCCAAACTCGGTGTCCGCCTTGCGGCCATCGCCGGCAAGCTCGGGCTTGTCCGCGTCGCCGCGCAGTCCCCAACCCAAAACAGAACCAAGGAGGCAAAGCCGATGGTCTCGGGCATCACAACCTTCGCCAAATCGGTCGAGCAGGCGATCGAGGACAAGGTCGCTGCCGATCCAGGATTGAAGAAGCAATGGGAGGAGGTCTCGACCCGCTTCCACCTCGTCTACGCCCAGCCGGAAAGTGCGTTCAAAGCCGTCAACGTCGACGCGATACTGAAGGACGAGACCGCTCAGAAATCCACATTGGCCAAGCTCCGGACGGAGCCCGAACACTTCGGCGCGCTGAAGGGCAAGACCGGGATACTCGCCAGCCGCTCCGACAGAGAGGAGCGGGAAAAGGCGCAAACGAATGCGCCGGCGCTGGCCCGCAACCTTGAGCGCTATCTGCGCCAGCGGGCGGAGGCGGAACGGAAGTTCGAGGTCGAAGAACGCGCTGTCCGTCTGAAGGTCTCGATCGATATTCCCGCGCTGTCGCAAAGTGCCAAGCAGACCCTCGAGCGCGTTCGCGATGCGATCGACCGCAACGACCTGCCCGCCGGCCTCGACTATGCGCTCGCCGACAAAATGGTGAAGGCGGAACTGGAGGGTTTCGCCAAGGCGGTATCGGAGCGGTTCGGCGAGCGAACGTTCCTGTCGCTTACTGCAAAGGACCCCAATGGACAGACCTTCAATGCCGTCACGTCGGGAATGACGGCTGGACAGAAGGCCGAGGTGCAATCGGCGTGGAATATGATGCGGACGGTGCAGCAGCTCGCCGCGCATGAGCGCACGACCGAGGCGCTGAAACACGCGGAGACAATGCGTCAGACGAAGAGCCAGGGGCTCTCGCTCAAATGAAAACAGCCGTGTTTGCGTTCGGTACGCGAGCCGCTCAAAGGACCCGTGCAGTCGTGCTCTTGGCCCTGGCGATATCCATCGTTGGCGGCGGAGTTGCTGCTGCAGTCGTCGGCGGTTTACGCATCAACTTGACGCCGAGCGAGCCCCTCGGCCTCTGGCGTATCGTGGCGCTCGATCGCCCGGCAGCTCGCGGGGATCTGGTTTTCATTTGCCCTCCGCAAACGGTGGCGATGGTGCAGGCGAGAGAGCGTGGTTATCTCCGGTCCGGAACCTGCCCAGGCGGCGTTGCGCCGCTCATCAAGACCGTCGTCGCAGTCGCTGGGCAGCATGTCGAAATCGGCGCCGGCGTGACGATCGATGGGCGCCCGATCGCTTTTTCCGAATTGGTTGAACGGGACGGCAATGGCCGGGCGATGACGCCGTTTCCCGGCGGCGTCGTGCCTGACGAAAGCGTCTTTCTCCATTCGCCGTTCAGGAGCTCCTATGACTCCCGCTATTTCGGCCCCCTGCCCGCGTCCGGAATCCTCGGCCTGGCGCAACCGGTGCTCACCTATGCGCCGTGAGCAGCTCCAGCCAATAGTATTGATTGCTGTTTCAGTCGTCGCCGGGACGGTGGGATGGAGTGGCCACGTCCTGCTTCTTCCGGCCGCGTTCACGTTTCCGGTTCTCTGGGCGCTGGCGCGAACGAGACTGACCGCCGCGGTTGTCTCTGCCGGCTATTTCCTCGCTGCGTCACGCGGTCTGCCACAGGGTGTTGCCAACTTCTATTCGTCGGACCTCTGGCCTGGATTATTGCTCTGGCTTTGTGCGTCCACCGGCTTCGTCATCGTGCACACCGTCCTCTGGACGAAGAGGAAGGGTGTTCGTCCGTGTCACTATCTCCTGGCAGGCTTGCTCATGGCCATTCCGCCATTCGGCATCCCCGGCTGGGCTCATCCGATCACTGCCGCGGGCGTACTGTTTCCAGGGTGGGGATGGTGGGGACTGGTTGCCGCGACAGCCGGCCTCATGGGCCTCGTAACCCGCATGTGGCCAGCTGTCGCGATTGTCCTGGCAGGCTTTTGGATCTGGTCCGCCGCAACCTGGGACGAACCGAAACTAGCTGAATCGTGGCAGGGGGTCGACCTTGAAATGGGCGCATCGCTGGGCCGTGACGCCAGCTTTGAGCGTCACCGTGATTTGATTGTCACGGTGAAGGATCGGGTGCTGGGCGGCGCACGCACCATTATTCTTCCCGAAAGCTCCCTGGGCTTCTGGACGCCGACCGTCGGACGGTTCTGGGTGCGAGCTTTGAGAGAAACTGACGCCATCGTCATCGCCGGCGCTGCCGTCATCGATGCGGGCGGATACGATAATGTTCTGGTCGCGATCTCCGGCGACGGCGCGCGGATCGTCTATCGCGAGCGCATGCCCGTTCCA from Rhizobium tropici CIAT 899 encodes the following:
- a CDS encoding WGR domain-containing protein: MIAQPYHLYVERTDVAKNMARYYAMSIEPNLFGDVCLLRKWGRIGSKGQMMIHHFGREEEAVDLFLDLLRRKRKRGYRPRASVAQ
- a CDS encoding thermonuclease family protein → MALISAIIVAAGGWFAFGGGDLSGVLALARTPAADRLAAAFAFCGESARMNCVVDGDTFWFEGQKIRIADIDTPELSPPRCEAERIKGEAAKARLLALLNAGNFSLSAGLRDEDKYGRKLRTVTRSGHSIGDRLVDEGLARRWDGARHGWCG
- the traG gene encoding Ti-type conjugative transfer system protein TraG gives rise to the protein MNRILLYVAPCALMMLTAIGMAGVEHWLSAFGKSDAAKQMLGRTGIALPYVVASLAGIVFLFASAGSARIRSAGWGVFTGAIATLVVAILRETIRLSAFRGEVPAGKSILNYLDPATTIGAAAVLMSVLFGMRVAIAGNAAFARSEPKRIYGKRALHGEADWMKLSQAEKLFDADGGMVIGERYRVDRDSVAAYAFRADSAETWGAGGTSPLXCIDGSFGSSHGIVFAGSGGFKTTSVTIPTALKWGGALVVLDPSNEVAPMVSKHRGDADRDVFVLDPKRSEIGFNALDWIGRFGGTKEEDIASVASWIMSDSGGARGVRDDFFRASALQLLTALIADVCLSGHTPENDQTLRQVRKNLSEPEPKLRERLQSIYDNSDSDFVKENVAAFVNMTPETFSGVYANAVKETHWLSYPNYAALVSGTSFTTQDLGEGKTDIFINVDLKTLETHSGLARVIIGSFLNAIYNRNGQMEGRTLFLLDEVARLGYMRILETARDAGRKYGITLLMIYQSIGQMRETYGGRDAASKWFESASWISFAAINDPETADYISRRCGMTTVEIDQVSRSSQASGSSRTRSKQLAARPLIQPHEVLRMRADEQIVFTAGNAPLRCGRAIWFRREDMKRCVGTNKFHQLKGRPDAHPIEPARSATSKADRA
- the traD gene encoding type IV conjugative transfer system coupling protein TraD; translated protein: MARTATSDARKKDTREKIELGGLIVKAGLRYEKRALLLGLLIDAAGRLKQDQQERVRLTAIGAAAFGESDE
- the traC gene encoding conjugal transfer protein TraC, which codes for MKKPSSKIRDEIARLQEQLKTAETREAERIGRIALKAGLGEIDVDEPELQAAFEDLAKRFRGGKVAATGGKKGGNAGESSASSTQDAAGATAGGTAEA
- the traA gene encoding Ti-type conjugative transfer relaxase TraA; translated protein: MAVPHFSVSVVARGSGRSAVLSAAYRHCAKMEYEREARTIDYTRKQGLLHEEFVIPADAPEWLRSMIADRSVSGASEAFWNMVEDFEKRSDAQLAKDVTIALPLELTPEQNIALVRDFVEQHITAKGMVADWVYHDAPGNPHVHLMTTLRPLTADGFGAKKIAVTGPDGNPIRNDAGKIVYELWAGSIDDFNAFRDGWFACQNRHLALAGLDIRVDGRSFEKQGIDLEPTIHLGVGTKAIERKSDAASEPVELERLDLQEARRSENVRRIDRNPELVLALIMREKSVFDERDVAKILHRYVDDAALFQSLMVRILLCPETFRIEREGIDLASGIRVPAKYTTREMIRLEAEMANRAVWLSQRSSHGVRDVVLAATFERHERLSDEQKTAIEHVAGPERIAAVIGRAGAGKTTMMRAAREAWEAAGYHVVGGALAGKAAEGLEKEAGIISRTLASWELRWNQGRDQLDSKTVFVLDEAGMVSSRQMALFVEAVTKAGAKLVLVGDPEQLQPIEAGAAFRAIADRIGYAELETIYRQRQQWMRDASLDLARGKVGKAVDAYRANGRVIGSDLKADAVDNLIAAWDRDYNPAKTSLILAHLRRDVHMLNQMARIKLIERGVLDQGTMFKTADGERNFAVGDQIVFLKNEGSLGVKNGMLAKVMEVGAGRIIARIGDGENARQVLVEQRFYNNLDHGYATTIHKSQGATVDQVKVLASLSLDRHLTYVAMTRHREDLAVYYGRRSFAKNGGLIPILSRRNAKETTLDYEKSAFYREALRFAEARGLNLANVARTLVRDRLEWVVGQKQKLAKLGVRLAAIAGKLGLVRVAAQSPTQNRTKEAKPMVSGITTFAKSVEQAIEDKVAADPGLKKQWEEVSTRFHLVYAQPESAFKAVNVDAILKDETAQKSTLAKLRTEPEHFGALKGKTGILASRSDREEREKAQTNAPALARNLERYLRQRAEAERKFEVEERAVRLKVSIDIPALSQSAKQTLERVRDAIDRNDLPAGLDYALADKMVKAELEGFAKAVSERFGERTFLSLTAKDPNGQTFNAVTSGMTAGQKAEVQSAWNMMRTVQQLAAHERTTEALKHAETMRQTKSQGLSLK
- the traF gene encoding conjugative transfer signal peptidase TraF, translated to MKTAVFAFGTRAAQRTRAVVLLALAISIVGGGVAAAVVGGLRINLTPSEPLGLWRIVALDRPAARGDLVFICPPQTVAMVQARERGYLRSGTCPGGVAPLIKTVVAVAGQHVEIGAGVTIDGRPIAFSELVERDGNGRAMTPFPGGVVPDESVFLHSPFRSSYDSRYFGPLPASGILGLAQPVLTYAP
- a CDS encoding conjugal transfer protein TraB; this encodes MRREQLQPIVLIAVSVVAGTVGWSGHVLLLPAAFTFPVLWALARTRLTAAVVSAGYFLAASRGLPQGVANFYSSDLWPGLLLWLCASTGFVIVHTVLWTKRKGVRPCHYLLAGLLMAIPPFGIPGWAHPITAAGVLFPGWGWWGLVAATAGLMGLVTRMWPAVAIVLAGFWIWSAATWDEPKLAESWQGVDLEMGASLGRDASFERHRDLIVTVKDRVLGGARTIILPESSLGFWTPTVGRFWVRALRETDAIVIAGAAVIDAGGYDNVLVAISGDGARIVYRERMPVPGSMWQPWRALLGQSGGARAHFFENPVATAAGHRIAPLICYEQLIVWPVLHSMLEDPDLIVAVGNGWWTQGTSIVAIQRASVKAWARLFAKPIVFSFNT